Proteins found in one Macrobrachium nipponense isolate FS-2020 chromosome 4, ASM1510439v2, whole genome shotgun sequence genomic segment:
- the LOC135211723 gene encoding uncharacterized protein LOC135211723: MEFVVKLVVLSSAAVGLSLSQVGKEPFKKAGFRTGHLRQKQLDARFSSGDFNRGSIDSDGFGFGSDIHGQFGAKLVPLEAASPVIPILYEDKKGPDASGVYSFSFESADGTRRQESGQPTSPDTFSVQGSYSYISPEGLPFEVRYVADEFGFRAEGDHLPTPPPAPLHALQQIQAAEDAFLRKRNDQQIQILNPDPLLNLIPPKVNFQQVPRFQQRGRSLQQQTDLDSHHNSSPEIDHHANVRSHTKFEPKRIAGSP; encoded by the exons ATGGAATTTGTAGTGAAGCTG GTCGTGCTATCCTCAGCAGCTGTGGGTTTATCCTTGTCTCAGGTGGGCAAGGAGCCCTTCAAAAAGGCCGGATTCAGAACGGGACACTTACGTCAAAAGCAGCTCGATGCTCGCTTCAGCTCAGGCGACTTCAACCGAGGCTCGATCGACAGCGACGGATTCGGCTTCGGCTCGGATATCCATGGCCAGTTTGGAGCAAAATTGGTTCCTTtggaggctgcatcgcccgtgaTTCCCATTCTTTATGAGGATAAAAAAGGGCCTGATGCCTCTGGAGTTTATAGCTTTAG TTTCGAGAGCGCAGACGGAACTAGACGGCAGGAGTCTGGCCAACCAACTAGTCCTGACACATTTTCTGTGCAGGGATCCTATTC GTATATCTCGCCCGAGGGACTTCCGTTCGAAGTCAGGTATGTTGCAGATGAATTTGGCTTCCGAGCAGAGGGTGACCATTTGCCAACACCCCCTCCGGCCCCACTTCACGCCCTCCAGCAGATACAAGCAGCTGAGGATGCCTTCTTGAG GAAAAGAAACGACCAGCAAATCCAAATACTCAACCCGGATCCACTGCTTAACCTCATCCCACCTAAAGTGAACTTCCAGCAAGTCCCACGATTCCAGCAAAGGGGGAGATCGTTGCAACAACAGACCGATTTAGACTCTCATCATAATTCCAGTCCAGAAATCGACCATCACGCAAATGTCAGGAGCCACACGAAGTTCGAGCCCAAGAGGATCGCTGGGTCTCCTTAG